In Primulina eburnea isolate SZY01 chromosome 3, ASM2296580v1, whole genome shotgun sequence, one DNA window encodes the following:
- the LOC140827897 gene encoding early light-induced protein 1, chloroplastic-like, translating into MAVAASGMQVICGAGLSSRIVGSNQFVPLRVRNMPLRKKDLKFRVRSRVEDGADVSDEKEKAAVSVPPQLSSTPLPPPQPEESAKITDIMAFDGPGPERINGRLAMIGFVSAIAVELTRGQDIFSQIQNGGISWFVGTTVVLSVASLVPLFKGVSADSKSRGLMTSDAELWNGRLAMLGLIALAYTEYVKGGALV; encoded by the exons ATGGCTGTTGCAGCATCGGGTATGCAAGTGATCTGCGGAGCTGGTTTGAGTTCAAGAATTGTGGGTTCGAACCAGTTTGTTCCTCTGAGAGTGAGAAATATGCCACTCCGTAAAAAGGATTTGAAGTTTAGAGTTCGAAGCAGGGTTGAG GATGGTGCTGATGTTTCTGATGAGAAAGAAAAAGCAGCAGTTTCAGTTCCACCTCAATTGTCTTCCACGCCTCTTCCGCCGCCGCAACCTGAG GAGAGCGCCAAGATTACTGACATCATGGCCTTCGACGGGCCTGGTCCGGAAAGAATCAACGGCCGTCTAGCGATGATCGGATTTGTGTCAGCCATAGCTGTAGAATTAACCAGGGGACAAGATATCTTTTCACAGATACAAAACGGAGGGATCTCTTGGTTCGTCGGGACGACTGTTGTGCTATCTGTAGCATCACTTGTCCCATTGTTCAAAGGCGTGAGTGCGGATTCGAAATCGAGGGGATTGATGACATCTGATGCAGAGCTTTGGAATGGAAGGCTTGCGATGTTAGGGTTGATAGCTTTGGCTTACACCGAGTACGTCAAGGGCGGGGCTCTTGTGTGA
- the LOC140827896 gene encoding LOW QUALITY PROTEIN: heat stress transcription factor A-2c-like (The sequence of the model RefSeq protein was modified relative to this genomic sequence to represent the inferred CDS: inserted 1 base in 1 codon) translates to MNYSIDFLKEEYVGSSSLEYWDSEELIPRPLEALLEAGPPPFLSKTYDFVEDPSTDEFVSWSRGNNSFIVWDPKNFATNLLPKYFKHSNFSSFVRQLNTYGFRKVNPDRWEFANEVFLRGQRHLLKNIIRRKIQYSSSQTTNRSLGSCVTGGSFGLDAEIDRLSRNKQVLVMELLKLRQQQQTTLSYLKTMEQRLKXAEMEQKQTVSLLAKAIQNPTFLQRILQLLIQKKDPQGVTCNKRRRRILNHVSKIVGAEKLVFHEEGKIRISPQLVMFVLQN, encoded by the exons ATGAATTATTCCATAGATTTTTTGAAGGAGGAGTACGTTGGATCAAGCTCATTAGAGTACTGGGATAGTGAGGAACTGATTCCTCGGCCATTGGAGGCTTTGCTAGAGGCTGGTCCTCCGCCATTTCTCAGCAaaacttatgattttgttgaagatCCAAGTACAGATGAATTCGTTTCGTGGAGTCGAGGAAACAACAGTTTCATTGTTTGGGATCCTAAAAATTTTGCCACCAATCTTCTTCCAAAGTACTTCAAGCACAGTAATTTCTCAAGTTTTGTGAGGCAGCTTAATACTTAT GGTTTCAGGAAGGTTAATCCAGACAGGTGGGAGTTTGCAAATGAAGTGTTTCTAAGGGGACAAAGGCATCTTCTAAAAAACATCATAAGAAGAAAGATCCAATATTCGAGTTCTCAAACAACGAATCGAAGTCTGGGTTCGTGCGTGACGGGGGGAAGTTTTGGATTAGATGCAGAAATTGATCGTTTGAGTCGCAACAAGCAAGTTCTGGTGATGGAATTACTGAAACTCAGGCAGCAACAACAAACGACTTTGTCATATCTTAAAACAATGGAACAAAGGCTCA AGGCAGAAATGGAGCAAAAACAAACTGTAAGTTTGTTGGCAAAAGCTATACAGAACCCAACGTTCTTGCAACGAATATTGCAGCTTTTAATCCAGAAGAAAGACCCACAAGGAGTAACATGCAACAAAAGGAGAAGAAGAATATTAAACCATGTCTCAAAAATTGTTGGGGCTGAAAAATTAGTGTTCCATGAAGAGGGGAAAATTCGAATATCCCCACAGTTGGTAATGTTTGTATTACAGAATTAG